One window from the genome of Streptomyces sp. NBC_00708 encodes:
- a CDS encoding GatB/YqeY domain-containing protein — protein sequence MTTLKSKLKEDLTTAMKARDELTSSTLRLTLTAITKEEVGGKTARELSDDEVQKVIAKEAKKRREAADAFAKGGRTEQAEREKKEGAILDAYLPQQLSDEELTAIVASAVDEAKAAGAEGPRAMGAVMKIVNPKVAGRADGGRVAATVKKLLAG from the coding sequence ATGACCACGCTCAAGTCCAAGCTCAAGGAAGACCTCACCACGGCCATGAAGGCGCGCGACGAGCTGACCTCGTCCACGCTCCGGCTGACGCTCACCGCGATCACCAAGGAGGAGGTCGGCGGCAAGACCGCCCGCGAACTCTCCGACGACGAGGTGCAGAAGGTGATCGCCAAGGAGGCCAAGAAGCGCCGTGAGGCCGCCGACGCCTTCGCCAAGGGCGGCCGGACCGAGCAGGCGGAGCGGGAGAAGAAGGAGGGGGCGATCCTCGACGCGTACCTCCCGCAGCAGCTGAGCGACGAGGAGCTGACCGCGATCGTGGCCTCCGCCGTCGACGAGGCGAAGGCCGCCGGGGCCGAGGGACCGCGCGCGATGGGTGCCGTCATGAAGATCGTCAACCCGAAGGTCGCGGGTCGCGCCGACGGGGGCCGGGTGGCCGCCACCGTGAAGAAGCTCCTCGCGGGCTGA